A single genomic interval of Cucumis sativus cultivar 9930 chromosome 5, Cucumber_9930_V3, whole genome shotgun sequence harbors:
- the LOC101216854 gene encoding U5 small nuclear ribonucleoprotein 40 kDa protein → MQVPSEGENALATVGPRPMEWSTVPYNPPQGPGPNVKQRTSSLESPIMLLSGHQSAIYTLKFNPDGNVVASGSHDKEIFLWNVHGDCKNFMVLRGHKNAVLDLHWTVDGSQIVSASPDKTLRAWDVETGKQIKKMAEHSSFVNSCCPTRRGPPLIVSGSDDGTAKLWDMRQRGAIQTFPDKYQITAVSFSDASDKIFTGGIDNDVKVWDLRKGEVMMTLQGHQDMITGMQLSPDGSYLLTNGMDCKLCIWDMRPYAPQNRCVKIFEGHQHNFEKNLLKCSWSADGSKVTAGSSDRMVYIWDTTSRRILYKLPGHTGSVNECVFHPSEPIVASCGSDKQIYLGEI, encoded by the coding sequence ATGCAAGTCCCTTCAGAAGGAGAAAATGCTTTGGCTACGGTTGGTCCTCGGCCAATGGAATGGTCAACCGTTCCATATAATCCTCCTCAAGGACCTGGGCCGAATGTGAAACAGCGAACATCTAGTCTGGAATCACCAATCATGTTGTTGTCAGGCCATCAGAGTGCCATATATACATTAAAGTTCAATCCAGATGGAAACGTGGTTGCCTCTGGGTCTCACGACAAGGAAATTTTTCTCTGGAATGTACATGGGGATTGCAAGAATTTTATGGTTTTGAGAGGGCATAAGAATGCAGTTCTAGACCTTCATTGGACTGTTGATGGATCTCAGATAGTTAGTGCCAGTCCCGATAAAACATTGAGAGCATGGGATGTTGAAACtggaaaacaaattaagaagATGGCAGAACACTCTTCATTTGTCAATTCATGTTGCCCCACGAGAAGAGGGCCGCCACTAATTGTCAGTGGATCAGATGATGGAACTGCAAAACTTTGGGATATGCGTCAAAGGGGCGCTATTCAAACATTCCCGGATAAATATCAGATTACAGCAGTAAGTTTCTCAGATGCATCAGACAAGATCTTCACAGGTGGAATCGATAACGATGTTAAGGTTTGGGATTTGCGCAAAGGTGAAGTTATGATGACACTTCAAGGTCATCAAGATATGATAACTGGTATGCAGTTGAGTCCTGATGGTTCTTATCTCCTCACTAATGGAATGGATTGCAAGCTCTGCATATGGGACATGCGCCCATATGCACCTCAAAACCGATGTGTAAAGATATTTGAAGGGCACCAAcataactttgaaaaaaaccTACTGAAATGTAGCTGGTCTGCTGATGGTAGCAAGGTCACTGCAGGTAGTTCAGATCGGATGGTTTACATATGGGATACAACGTCTCGACGAATATTGTACAAGCTTCCTGGCCATACTGGATCTGTCAATGAGTGTGTCTTCCATCCCAGTGAGCCTATTGTTGCATCTTGCGGTAGTGATAAACAGATATATCTTGGGGAGATTTAA
- the LOC101221198 gene encoding ion channel CASTOR isoform X2: MSLDSESSPSSSRDWFFPPQSFVHSHPAKSPNYIRRFSDTSRLSRRYTDYHRYRKTSSSISDSHSSSTITNDVKFARTRRRFDFDRRSDLSLKSSEVEFSSKRKLELPDVSSSVKKVSDTSRLSKSIDSSLKVRWIFLAITASIFVVSFATIVHENLYLQEQVNNLETRISNLNSKLRVCNLFDDGNEDDVRSPDEVTDVFTDKKLKTLASIASLTLLFAPIIILKYIDYVSKSRSLDHNLEEVSLNKRLAYKVDVFFSIHPYAKPLALLIATLLLIMLGGLALFGVTDDSLVDCLWLSWTYVADSGNHANSEGFGPRLVSVSVSFGGMLIFAMMLGLVSDSISEKFDSLRKGRSEVVEQDHTLILGWSDKLGSLLNQISIANESLGGGIVVVMAERDKEEMELDIAKMEFDFKGTSVICRTGSPLILADLKKVSVSKARAIIVIAEDGNADQSDARALRTVLSLTGVKEGLRGHIVVELSDLDNEVLVKLVGGELVETVVAHDVIGRLMIQCARQPGLAQIWEDILGFENCEFYIKRWPQLNGMQFEDVLISFPDAIPCGIKVASRGGKIVLNPEDSYILEEGDEVLVIAEDDDTYAPAPLPTVREASFIHIARPTRKPQKILLCGWRRDIDDMIVVLDAFLAPGSELWMFNDVPENEREKKLVDGGLDISRLENISLVDREGNAVIRRHLESLPLESFDSILILADESVEDSAIQADSRSLATLLLIRDIQAKRMPVRYAKGTAHKGSFSQGSWIGEMQQASDKSVIISEILDPRTKNLLSMSKISDYVLSNELVSMALAMVAEDRQINDVLEELFAEEGNELHIRQADLYLREGEELSFYEVLLRARQRREIVIGYRSANAERAVINPPAKNERRKWSLRDVFVVIAEKE, encoded by the exons ATGTCCCTTGACTCTGAATCATCTCCTTCCTCGAGCAGGGACTGGTTCTTCCCTCCACAATCCTTCGTACACTCTCACCCCGCCAAATCTCCCAACTACATCCGCCGTTTTTCCGATACTTCTCGCTTGTCTCGGCGTTACACCGATTACCATAGGTATCGCAAGACTTCGTCCTCTATTTCCGATTCGCATTCTTCTTCAACCATCACTAATGATGTCAAGTTTGCTCGTACTCGACggagatttgattttgatcGTCGTAGTGATCTCTCGCTTAAAAGTTCCGAAGTTGAATTTTCTTCCAAACGGAAGTTGGAGCTGCCGGACGTCTCGAGCTCCGTTAAGAAAGTCTCTGATACTTCTCGTTTGTCTAAGTCGATTGACAGTTCGCTGAAAGTTCGATGGATTTTTTTGGCTATTACAGCATCg ATTTTTGTCGTGAGTTTTGCAACGATCGTGCATGAAAACTTATATTTACAGGAGCAAGTCAACAATTTAGAG ACCCGGATTTCTAATCTAAACAGCAAATTACGAGTTTGCAATTTGTTTGACGATGGAAATGAAGATGATGTACGTTCACCAGACGAAGTTACTGATGTTTTTAcagataaaaaattaaaaactttagCGTCAATCGCATCCCTTACACTGCTGTTTGCTCCTATCATTATCCTTAAGTACATTGACTATGTCTCTAAATCGAGATCGTTGGATCATAATTTGGAAGAAGTTTCACTCAATAAACGACTTGCGTATAAGGTGGATGTCTTTTTCTCTATCCACCCATATGCTAAGCCACTGGCATTGTTGATAGCAACTCTACTATTGATTATGCTGGGAGGTTTAGCACTATTTGGAGTGACAGATGATAGCTTAGTCGATTGTCTTTGGCTATCTTGGACGTACGTGGCTGATTCTGGAAATCATGCAAACTCTGAAGGTTTTGGTCCAAGGCTAGTATCAGTTTCTGTTAGCTTCGGTGGGATGTTAATATTTGCTATGATGCTTGGCCTTGTATCCGATTCAATATCTGAAAAGTTTGACTCACttagaaaaggaagaagtgAGGTTGTTGAACAAGATCACACTTTGATCCTTGGATGGAGCGACAAACtg GGGTCACTTCTGAATCAGATTTCTATAGCCAATGAGAGCTTGGGAGGAGGAATTGTTGTGGTGATGGCTGAACGAgacaaagaagaaatggaacTTGACATTGCTAAAATGGAGTTTGATTTTAAGGGAACCTCTGTTATATGCAGAACTGGAAGTCCATTAATCCTGGCAGACTTGAAGAAG GTCTCGGTGTCAAAGGCCCGTGCAATTATTGTCATTGCTGAGGACGGAAATGCTGATCAA AGTGATGCCCGTGCATTGAGAACTGTTTTAAGCCTAACTGGAGTTAAAGAAGGTCTGAGAGGACACATAGTAGTGGAACTTAGTGATCTTGATAATGAGGTTCTTGTTAAACTTGTTGGTGGAGAGCTTGTTGAAACTGTAGTGGCTCACGATGTGATTGGACGTCTAATGATTCAATGTGCTCGACAGCCAGGACTTGCTCAG ATTTGGGAAGATATCCTGGGTTTTGAAAACTGTGAATTCTACATCAAAAGATGGCCACAGTTGAATGGTATGCAATTTGAGGACGTATTGATTAGCTTTCCTGATGCGATTCCTTGTGGAATCAAGGTTGCATCACGAGGTGGAAAAATTGTACTGAATCCTGAAGACTCGTATATCCTGGAAGAAGGTGATGAAGTTCTTGTTATAGCAGAAGATGATGATACTTACGCTCCAGCTCCTTTACCTACG GTAAGAGAAGCATCATTCATTCATATTGCAAGACCAACGAGAAAGCCACAGAAGATTCTACTTTGTGGATGGAGGAGAGACATTGACGATATGATTGTG GTATTGGATGCATTTTTAGCTCCGGGTTCAGAGCTTTGGATGTTCAATGATGTTCCTGAGAATGAGAGGGAAAAGAAACTTGTTGATGGTGGTCTTGATATCAGCCGATTGGAGAATATATCTTTGGTTGACCGTGAGGGAAATGCTGTAATTCGGCGTCATTTGGAAAGCCTTCCTTTGGAATCATTTGATTCA ATTTTGATTCTTGCTGATGAATCTGTAGAGGATTCAGCTATTCAGGCTGATTCAAGATCTCTAGCAACCTTGTTGTTAATACGTGATATTCAG GCTAAGCGTATGCCGGTCAGATATGCCAAGGGTACAGCACACAAAGGAAGTTTCTCACAAGGCTCCTGGATTGGAGAAATGCAGCAGGCTTCTGATAAGTCTGTTATTATAAGTGAAATTCTGGATCCAAGAACTAAAAATCTCCTTTCAATGTCAAAAATCAGCGATTATGTCTTGTCTAATGAACTTGTCAGTATGGCCTTAGCCATGGTGGCTGAGGATCGACAGATAAATGATGTTTTGGAGGAGCTCTTTGCAGAAGAG GGTAATGAATTGCATATAAGGCAAGCTGATCTATACCTTCGCGAAGGTGAGGAGCTGAGTTTCTATGAAGTACTTTTACGAGCTCGACAACGAAGAGAGATTGTAATTGGTTATCGTTCAGCAAATGCTGAAAGAGCTGTCATCAACCCTCCAGCCAAGAATGAGCGACGGAAGTGGTCTTTGAGAGACGTTTTCGTAGTGATAGCTGAAAAAGAATGA
- the LOC101221198 gene encoding ion channel CASTOR isoform X1, which yields MSLDSESSPSSSRDWFFPPQSFVHSHPAKSPNYIRRFSDTSRLSRRYTDYHRYRKTSSSISDSHSSSTITNDVKFARTRRRFDFDRRSDLSLKSSEVEFSSKRKLELPDVSSSVKKVSDTSRLSKSIDSSLKVRWIFLAITASIFVVSFATIVHENLYLQEQVNNLETRISNLNSKLRVCNLFDDGNEDDVRSPDEVTDVFTDKKLKTLASIASLTLLFAPIIILKYIDYVSKSRSLDHNLEEVSLNKRLAYKVDVFFSIHPYAKPLALLIATLLLIMLGGLALFGVTDDSLVDCLWLSWTYVADSGNHANSEGFGPRLVSVSVSFGGMLIFAMMLGLVSDSISEKFDSLRKGRSEVVEQDHTLILGWSDKLGSLLNQISIANESLGGGIVVVMAERDKEEMELDIAKMEFDFKGTSVICRTGSPLILADLKKVSVSKARAIIVIAEDGNADQSDARALRTVLSLTGVKEGLRGHIVVELSDLDNEVLVKLVGGELVETVVAHDVIGRLMIQCARQPGLAQIWEDILGFENCEFYIKRWPQLNGMQFEDVLISFPDAIPCGIKVASRGGKIVLNPEDSYILEEGDEVLVIAEDDDTYAPAPLPTVWRGSLPKDFIVPKSAERILLCGWRRDMEDMIMVLDAFLAPGSELWMFNDVPENEREKKLVDGGLDISRLENISLVDREGNAVIRRHLESLPLESFDSILILADESVEDSAIQADSRSLATLLLIRDIQAKRMPVRYAKGTAHKGSFSQGSWIGEMQQASDKSVIISEILDPRTKNLLSMSKISDYVLSNELVSMALAMVAEDRQINDVLEELFAEEGNELHIRQADLYLREGEELSFYEVLLRARQRREIVIGYRSANAERAVINPPAKNERRKWSLRDVFVVIAEKE from the exons ATGTCCCTTGACTCTGAATCATCTCCTTCCTCGAGCAGGGACTGGTTCTTCCCTCCACAATCCTTCGTACACTCTCACCCCGCCAAATCTCCCAACTACATCCGCCGTTTTTCCGATACTTCTCGCTTGTCTCGGCGTTACACCGATTACCATAGGTATCGCAAGACTTCGTCCTCTATTTCCGATTCGCATTCTTCTTCAACCATCACTAATGATGTCAAGTTTGCTCGTACTCGACggagatttgattttgatcGTCGTAGTGATCTCTCGCTTAAAAGTTCCGAAGTTGAATTTTCTTCCAAACGGAAGTTGGAGCTGCCGGACGTCTCGAGCTCCGTTAAGAAAGTCTCTGATACTTCTCGTTTGTCTAAGTCGATTGACAGTTCGCTGAAAGTTCGATGGATTTTTTTGGCTATTACAGCATCg ATTTTTGTCGTGAGTTTTGCAACGATCGTGCATGAAAACTTATATTTACAGGAGCAAGTCAACAATTTAGAG ACCCGGATTTCTAATCTAAACAGCAAATTACGAGTTTGCAATTTGTTTGACGATGGAAATGAAGATGATGTACGTTCACCAGACGAAGTTACTGATGTTTTTAcagataaaaaattaaaaactttagCGTCAATCGCATCCCTTACACTGCTGTTTGCTCCTATCATTATCCTTAAGTACATTGACTATGTCTCTAAATCGAGATCGTTGGATCATAATTTGGAAGAAGTTTCACTCAATAAACGACTTGCGTATAAGGTGGATGTCTTTTTCTCTATCCACCCATATGCTAAGCCACTGGCATTGTTGATAGCAACTCTACTATTGATTATGCTGGGAGGTTTAGCACTATTTGGAGTGACAGATGATAGCTTAGTCGATTGTCTTTGGCTATCTTGGACGTACGTGGCTGATTCTGGAAATCATGCAAACTCTGAAGGTTTTGGTCCAAGGCTAGTATCAGTTTCTGTTAGCTTCGGTGGGATGTTAATATTTGCTATGATGCTTGGCCTTGTATCCGATTCAATATCTGAAAAGTTTGACTCACttagaaaaggaagaagtgAGGTTGTTGAACAAGATCACACTTTGATCCTTGGATGGAGCGACAAACtg GGGTCACTTCTGAATCAGATTTCTATAGCCAATGAGAGCTTGGGAGGAGGAATTGTTGTGGTGATGGCTGAACGAgacaaagaagaaatggaacTTGACATTGCTAAAATGGAGTTTGATTTTAAGGGAACCTCTGTTATATGCAGAACTGGAAGTCCATTAATCCTGGCAGACTTGAAGAAG GTCTCGGTGTCAAAGGCCCGTGCAATTATTGTCATTGCTGAGGACGGAAATGCTGATCAA AGTGATGCCCGTGCATTGAGAACTGTTTTAAGCCTAACTGGAGTTAAAGAAGGTCTGAGAGGACACATAGTAGTGGAACTTAGTGATCTTGATAATGAGGTTCTTGTTAAACTTGTTGGTGGAGAGCTTGTTGAAACTGTAGTGGCTCACGATGTGATTGGACGTCTAATGATTCAATGTGCTCGACAGCCAGGACTTGCTCAG ATTTGGGAAGATATCCTGGGTTTTGAAAACTGTGAATTCTACATCAAAAGATGGCCACAGTTGAATGGTATGCAATTTGAGGACGTATTGATTAGCTTTCCTGATGCGATTCCTTGTGGAATCAAGGTTGCATCACGAGGTGGAAAAATTGTACTGAATCCTGAAGACTCGTATATCCTGGAAGAAGGTGATGAAGTTCTTGTTATAGCAGAAGATGATGATACTTACGCTCCAGCTCCTTTACCTACG GTCTGGAGGGGAAGTCTTCCCAAAGACTTTATTGTTCCAAAATCTGCTGAAAGAATCCTGTTGTGTGGTTGGCGGCGAGATATGGAGGATATGATTATG GTATTGGATGCATTTTTAGCTCCGGGTTCAGAGCTTTGGATGTTCAATGATGTTCCTGAGAATGAGAGGGAAAAGAAACTTGTTGATGGTGGTCTTGATATCAGCCGATTGGAGAATATATCTTTGGTTGACCGTGAGGGAAATGCTGTAATTCGGCGTCATTTGGAAAGCCTTCCTTTGGAATCATTTGATTCA ATTTTGATTCTTGCTGATGAATCTGTAGAGGATTCAGCTATTCAGGCTGATTCAAGATCTCTAGCAACCTTGTTGTTAATACGTGATATTCAG GCTAAGCGTATGCCGGTCAGATATGCCAAGGGTACAGCACACAAAGGAAGTTTCTCACAAGGCTCCTGGATTGGAGAAATGCAGCAGGCTTCTGATAAGTCTGTTATTATAAGTGAAATTCTGGATCCAAGAACTAAAAATCTCCTTTCAATGTCAAAAATCAGCGATTATGTCTTGTCTAATGAACTTGTCAGTATGGCCTTAGCCATGGTGGCTGAGGATCGACAGATAAATGATGTTTTGGAGGAGCTCTTTGCAGAAGAG GGTAATGAATTGCATATAAGGCAAGCTGATCTATACCTTCGCGAAGGTGAGGAGCTGAGTTTCTATGAAGTACTTTTACGAGCTCGACAACGAAGAGAGATTGTAATTGGTTATCGTTCAGCAAATGCTGAAAGAGCTGTCATCAACCCTCCAGCCAAGAATGAGCGACGGAAGTGGTCTTTGAGAGACGTTTTCGTAGTGATAGCTGAAAAAGAATGA
- the RPL5 gene encoding 60S ribosomal protein L5 has product MAFAKAQKTKAYFKRYQVKFKRRREGKTDYRARIRLINQDKNKYNTPKYRFVVRTSNKDITAQIISASIAGDLVLASAYSHELPQYGLEVGLTNYAAAYCTGLLLARRVLKMLEMDAEYEGNVEATGEDYSVEPADTRRPFRALLDVGLIRTTTGNRVFGALKGALDGGLDIPHSDKRFAGYAKNGQQLDVEVHRKYIFGGHVAAYMRTLMEDEPEKYQSHFSEYIKKGIEADELEGLYKKVHAAIRANPIAKKSDKPQPKAHKRYNLKKLTYDERKARLVERLNALNSAADGDDDDDEDDE; this is encoded by the exons ATG GCTTTTGCCAAAGCTCAAAAAACGAAGGCTTACTTCAAGCGTTATCAAGTCAAGTTCAAGAGAAGGAGAG AGGGTAAGACTGACTATCGGGCCAGAATCCGTCTTATTAATCAAGACAAGAACAAATACAACACTCCCAAGTATCGATTTGTTGTCCGAACT TCGAACAAAGATATTACCGCTCAAATTATTTCCGCTAGCATTGCTGGTGACTTAGTTCTTGCGTCGGCTTATTCCCATGAGCTTCCCCAGTATGGGCTTGAAGTTGGTCTCACCAACTATGCTGCAG CATACTGCACTGGGCTTCTATTGGCTCGACGGGTCTTGAAAATGCTTGAGATGGATGCTGAATACGAAGGCAATGTGGAG GCTACTGGTGAAGATTACTCGGTTGAGCCAGCAGACACCAGAAGGCCATTCCGTGCTCTCCTTGATGTTGGGCTTATCAGAACTACAACTGGAAACCGCGTTTTTGGTGCTCTGAAG GGAGCTTTGGATGGTGGATTGGACATTCCTCACAGTGACAAGAGGTTTGCTGGTTATGCCAAGAATGGTCAGCAGCTTGATGTTGAAGTTCATAGGAAGTACATTTTTGGTGGACATGTTGCTGCCTACATGCGC ACCTTGATGGAAGATGAACCTGAGAAATATCAATCTCACTTCAGCGAGTACATCAAGAAGGGCATTGAGGCCGATGAACTTGAGGGGCTATACAAGAAAGTCCATGCTGCCATCCGTGCAAACCCAATAGCAAAGAAATCTGACAAGCCACAACCCAAGGCACATAAGAG GTACAACTTGAAGAAGCTGACATACGATGAAAGAAAAGCCCGCTTGGTTGAGCGCTTGAATGCACTTAACTCTGCAGCAGATGGTGATGACGATGATGATGAGGACGAcgagtaa
- the LOC101217329 gene encoding uncharacterized protein LOC101217329 has translation MAHSLSSISATANVTATLSRSIRFSNTQCSYQRLPNPQACSNACNETQHTNLISRRNTALILTGVMLGVNVVDRRAEAAARRPPPPPPQEKKDPNLSGVQAKVLASKKRKEALKEATAKLRAKGKPVDQPPPE, from the exons ATGGCACATTCACTATCTTCTATATCGGCTACAGCTAATGTCACAGCTACTCTATCGCGCTCTATCCGATTCAGCAACACACAATGTTCTTATCAAAGGCTTCCAAATCCACAAGCTTGCAGTAACGCTTGCAATGAAACTCAACATACCAATCTCATCTCACGCAG AAACACTGCCTTGATCCTGACAGGGGTAATGCTGGGTGTGAATGTGGTTGACCGGAGGGCGGAGGCAGCGGCAAGAAGACCGCCACCACCTCCACCGCAAGAGAAGAAGGACCCCAATCTGAGTGGGGTTCAGGCAAAAGTGCTAGCtagtaaaaagagaaaggaagcCCTTAAAGAAGCTACAGCTAAGCTAAGAGCGAAAGGGAAACCTGTTGACCAGCCACCACCTGAATAA
- the LOC116403950 gene encoding transcription termination factor MTERF9, chloroplastic-like codes for MGSVGMLRFDEKHIQQYEAIIGFLKSHGFENSQIAKLVSRQPSILQSKVSDNLKPKFEFLQENGIVGSLLPKVILSSPGILLRSLDSQLKPSFRLIKEMLETDENVTAAICRYTWLLTYSSKGTLRSNIDILVSEGVPSRNIAKMIELNPRTIVQNVDRIIDAVKTVKELGVEPKDFKFVHAVTTVLSMSDSAWKKKINVMKSLGWSEKEILTAFKRYPPYLTCSEEKMRDVADFCFNTAKLDPGTLIRYPVLFKYSVDKRLRPRYKVLEVLKVKNLLKNEKSVQLFFRGERDFVENYIVKHLDEIPNLMDIYRGNVASETKSVL; via the exons ATGGGGTCTGTTGGAATG CTCCGATTCGATGAAAAACACATTCAGCAGTACGAAGCCATTATCGGTTTCTTGAAATCTCATGGATTCGAGAATTCACAGATCGCCAAGTTGGTCTCGAGGCAACCTTCAATCCTTCAATCCAAAGTATCCGACAATCTGAAGCCTAAATTTGAGTTCCTCCAGGAAAACGGGATCGTCGGTTCTTTACTTCCTAAGGTAATTCTATCAAGCCCTGGGATTCTTCTCAGGAGCTTAGATTCTCAGTTGAAACCATCCTTTCGTCTCATAAAGGAAATGCTTGAAACGGATGAAAATGTAACTGCTGCTATTTGTCGTTATACGTGGCTTCTAACTTATAGTTCCAAGGGTACTCTGCGATCTAACATTGATATTTTGGTCAGTGAAGGAGTACCTTCTAGGAATATAGCGAAAATGATTGAATTGAACCCTAGAACTATTGTACAAAATGTTGATAGAATAATTGATGCAGTGAAAACGGTTAAAGAATTAGGCGTTGAACCTAAGGATTTTAAGTTTGTTCATGCAGTTACTACAGTGCTTTCAATGAGTGATTCAgcttggaagaaaaaaataaatgttatgaAGAGTTTAGGATGGTCTGAGAAGGAAATTCTTACAGCATTTAAGAGATATCCACCTTATTTAACTTGTTCGGAGGAGAAAATGAGGGATGTTGCAGATTTCTGTTTCAACACTGCAAAGTTAGATCCAGGAACTCTAATTAGATACCCTGTGTTATTCAAGTATTCAGTCGACAAGCGGCTCCGACCGAGGTACAAAGTTCTTGAGGTTTTGAAGGTGAAAAATCTTCTTAAGAACGAAAAGAGTGTTCAGTTGTTTTTCCGAGGGGAGAGAGACTTTGTGGAGAATTATATTGTTAAGCATTTGGATGAAATCCCAAATCTGATGGATATATACAGAGGCAATGTCGCATCCGAAACCAAATCTGTTCTATAG